A stretch of DNA from Salmo trutta chromosome 12, fSalTru1.1, whole genome shotgun sequence:
tcatCCTAAATATTTGTTCAAAATATGAATTTTGTGCGttgtttcctagaaacaagggtggcgcACGCATAGACCATTTGGCTCAACTGACACCACTCTCCCCTACATTACATATATTTTATTGATAGAAATATACACAGCCAGCTATACTATTGTGCAGTGTATGTGTAAGAAAACACTTCCATAGCAATAAACTAGTGGACAATTAATTTCCCTAGTTTCCTAAAAGGTCATCCAAGAATCCATACTGACTGTCGAAGGAAGGGAACAGAGCTGTGGATTTTGAATGCGCGCTTTGCCTGCTTTCTATCGTCAGCTTCCGTAGTTTCCTGTTTGGTTTCCAAGGAAATTAGGATCATGGTGGCTTCGGTATTTTCATCTGAGTGAATCCTTGGggtatgttttttttacattattattgtTTTTCACTGGCAATCTTTTATATAAATTGTTAAAACGTTAGTTAATCAAAcgtgctagcttgctagctaaccaacaaccaTTTTGCAGGCCAGCTATGTTGACGAATGTATCTTTTGACCCTAcgaggctagctaacgttactcttAACTAACGTTAATCCCAGCTAACTAGTGACTGTAAACAGAGATTTCCACCAATTCAACGTTATTATGTTCTCTACCTGCAGGCAAAGGAGCTGCACAGATACCGGTAATGGCAGAGCTGCACATTATCGGTCAGATCGTTGGGGCTAGCGGCTTCCCTCAGAGCAGTCTCTTCTGTAAATGGGGAATTCATACAGGTGTTTTTCGTTATAATCAGATTATTTTGAGTATGATGTATACTTGACCTTATCCGTTATGGTTGTGATTCTCAGTTTCCAACAACACTTATCTCGTTATGTAAGGAGGTGCATGGAGACTTCTCTCTGGCCTGAAGGAGGGGCAGACCCAGGTGGATTTGCCTCAGACGGGGGATATGGCATACTGGAGTCATCCCATTGATCTGCACTACACCACTAAAGGACTGCAAGGTAACAAACTAGGTTCCTGGCAATTTCAAAGTAACAGTTCATCACAGACGTAAATCGAAAGCtagttacagtatatacatagtCACATCTACCAAGCCTAGTTTTCAGGGTAAGACTTGTTTGTCTTTTATTCCCCTTCAGGTTGGCCCAAGCTTCACCTGCAGGTTTGGCACCAGGATTCATTTGGGCGCTGTCAGCTGTATGGTTATGGATATTGCCATGTGCCCTCCAGCCCAGGGCACCACCATGTACGCTGTGTGACCTGGAGACCACTGGGATCCTGGCAGGAGCAGATAGCTCAAACCTTTGTGGGTGGAGGTCCCCAGCTGCGCTCCCCAGACCTCGTATACAGTGGGGCGGACAGATATAGGCTGCACACAGTTGCTATGGGCACTGTGGAGCTGGAGCTCGGCATCATCATGCGACATTTTGACAGATATGGTGTAGAGAGCTGAAATGTAGAGATGGGACAGCAAAGGGTGAATGGAGGGAAGCCTGAATGGAGCACTGTATTGTTAGTGGGTGGGGGTGGTGTGGATTTGGACCATATCTGCACCGGGGTACATAAAAGAAGGTCAGATGAGATATTTTGCCTTGTGAGATGCGTTGATGTGGCATACATGCTGAGAAGAACCTTTCAACACCATCTGCCTTCCCGATTGTCAATATTTTTTAGAACATTTCATATCATCGAGGTTGTATTTTAAACAATGTGAACAATTTCAGTTTGATACTTTTCTATGAATTCCTTGTGTTTTATATAGTAGAATTATGTAAATAAATCAATACAATGTACCAAACCTGACGCCTTTGATCTTTGACCGAACTTACATATTTTTGCTGTACAAATATTCCCTCAAAGTTAGGCTTGCAAGTGCCATTACTGATAGGCACAATTAATGCACTCATCAATATTTTCTGTAATATTATGAAGTACTTATTATTAATGTTTGATAGTAGGTGGTAAACACAGAGTTGAGACAAAATATATTAACTACGAATATATTGTATCCATGTCAGTCTATTTGGATGATACTCTGTTTTTAGCACTTGCAAGTCTATTGAATTTAGCATATCAACCAGTtaacacaagcctaccagacgagctaaattaattctatgctcgctttgaggcaagtaacactgaaacatgcatgagagcatcatctGCTGCAGACGactgtgatctcgctctctgtagctgatgtgagtaagacctttaaacaggtcaacattcacaaggccgcagggccagacggattaccaggacgtgtactccgaacatgcgctgaccaactggcaagtgtcttccctgtctgagtctgtaatgccaacatgtttcaagcagaccaccatagtcgctgtgcccaagaacactaaggtaatctgcctaaatgactactgaccggTAGCACACAtctgtagctatgaagtgctttgaaaggctggtcatggcttacatcaacaccattatcccagaaaccctagacgcactccaatttgtataccgctccaacagatccacagatgatgttgCACCATCTGGGGATATATATCTTTATACTATTGTCTGTACATATTGGTCCTAGCATTGTTGCTTCTGTCTGTAATAGTAAGGGTTTATTCTTCTacgccctttcacacctggacaaaaggaacacctatgtgaaaatgctattcattgactacagctcagccagcgttcaacaccatagtgccctcaaagctcatcactaagctaaggaccctgggactaaacacctccctctgcaactggatcctggacttcctgacgggccgcgcccagagggtaagggtaggtaacaacacatccgccacggtGATcctcggagcgccaagtctaggtccaagaggcttataAACAGTTTctactcctgaacatctaatcaaatggctactcagactatttgcattgacccccctcttttacattgctgctacgctctgtttattatctatgcatagtcactttaactccacctctatgtacatattacctaaattacctcgactaaccggtgcccctgcacattaactctgtaccagtaccccttatatatagcctcactattgttattttactgctgctctttaattgtttgttacttttatttttttttgtatttttcttaactgcattgttggttaagggcgtgtaagtaagcatttcactgtaaggtctacacctattgtattcggcgcatgtgacaaatacaatttgatttaggTTCTTCCATGTGAAACAGCAACCCTATACTTTGAAATGGCAGATGTTTCACAATGCTGCACACTTCCTGGACTTAGAGCTTCCTACTGTTTTAGTGCAAGAggacaggaactagacagaaaaGCAACAGGAACTGGAATGAAAAGATCAGTGGCTGATGATGACTGCTAAAACTAACAACTCTAGGGTCTAATAGGGTAGATGATTTTCTACGGTGTGttgtttttttcttatttctttgttttaGTCTGAAACGTTTTGATTGACTGAATCTGGATATAGTAGactagagaaagagaaggaggcggGCCTGAGCTGTAACTGTGGGTGAGTTAGATGACGCTGTTATGATGTCTACTCTGCTCTTTCATTTTTTTGTGGTGGATCTCTGTCTTGGGTGTTCTCTCAAGTTTAGCATGGGAAAGTGCATTTAGTGAATGACACAGCCTCGGTCTTGGAACATTTGAAATGGTTAAGTAATTGAAGCAAGgaagttgttttttttacaacatTTCTTGTGCTTTATGCAATACGGTATGTTGCGTGCATGTATTTATGTAGAACTGGTttagacatttacatttgtcaATATTGTGCTCTTCTAGACTAATGATATTGCCCTTTGCTTTGGCTTAGTCTGAAGCAGTTTATCTGATGAAGGAAGTGAGTCAGCTGACTAAAACTTATATTCAATAACGGTGTAGGAAGAGACTGTCACATTTGCCAAAACAATTTGTTAACTGAtttgaacataaatacatttttatagagaGTTGGGAAGACAGTTGAGACAACTTGACAATTTTCATTGAGATATTCCTCTGTTACTTTCCAAATCTCAGTTTACACAGGGTCTCCTAAGAGCTTGTTTGTTATTTTAAATTGGGTCCCAGGGACGGGGAGTAATGTGGTGATGTGCTGTAGTTCATTCATTCATGAATTGAGACTGCCTCTAGGGAGCACTGTGAGAGTCTGTGAGGCACCATGCCAGCGAGACAGTGACTCAGTTTAGGCTGAGCTCTTTTGGTGGTGAACTCTATGTGGTTCTCATCTGGGATCTGACCTCGGCTCCAGAGCTAGCACCAGTCTCCGAGGAACTCAACTTGAGATACTGAAGCCTCCTGGGTTGTTGTGACAGCAGCAGGAGAAGTACATTGAAATCAGCTCATGCAACAGGCTCAAACAGGACAGTAAATCCACATAATAGTCAACTCTGAAAGCCTGCTGTCATAGACATTGTTCCTCTTTAAAGTGTGCAATGAGGGCTGTGTGTTTGATGCTGACTGCCTTATTGATGCTGGAATATGTGTGCCGGAGTGACACCATGTCCACCTGTAAGTCTCTGGACTTGGAGCTGGTGAAGAGGAAACGTATTGAGGCCATCCGTGGACAGATACTGAGCAAGCTGCGGCTGCCCAAGGAGCCAGAGATTGACCAGGAGGGAGACACTGAGGAGGTCCCAGCTTCCCTGATGTCCATCTACAACAGCACAGTGGAGCTGAGTGAGGAGCAGGTGCAAATGTACATACCGCCTAATCAGGATGCAGAGGAGGAGGCATACTTTGCAAAGGAGGTCCACAAGTTCAACATGAAACAAAGTGAGTAGATATATCCATGCATGCTgtctacatgcacacacatcctgCTGCTTACACAGGCTCTGGCTTGTCAAGTTAAAGTGGATGCTTCTCTAGCCTCACTTCAGTCAAGTATAGGCGTGTTAAATGGTTGATGTGTGTAGGGGGATCTTCAAAGGTAGATTTAAGATATAAACAAGCTAGCTAACCACAGGCCTTCACCATGGTAATTGCATAGCAATGCAAAAAAGTAGGCATTGTATATATTTTGCTTGTTGTCATAATCTTTGATCATCGCACCCATATTTGGAGTGTAATAACATTACACCATATTGTCACTTACAATGTGGAGGGTAAGATGGGGCCAGTGGTTTCCTCTGACTGATTACTGTGTGCTTATTCTGGTTATCTGAATAGCTGGCAGGAAGGAACACTTGACTTAGTACGTGCTGTTAAATGACTCAGGTTCTGCCCTCGAAAATAAAAGGTCTGCTATCTCTGTCTACCATGTAGCATCTGTCTAACTTTTCACCACCCTGGATTGAGGCGCGCAGGATGATGCAGAGAGCTTTGGTAGACATGCAAATTATTATTAAGGCTATTTCAACCTTGTCGCATGTCGTGAATAAGATACATTTGAAGTGGTGCTCTAGTTTATGACTGAGCAAATGCATAAACTGCAGTTGGTGGATCATTTTTAGGATGTACATTTGTATAATTATGTCCTTTAGATAAGGTTGTTGACTGAAAATGGGTGTTTCTTCCATTGGTTTACTGAACTGACTGCAATGGCCCTGTCTGCTGTATGTAAAACCACGGCCTGCGTCAACCTTTTACCTCTCCCTACCAGATGTTTCCTTCCCTTTGCTGGGTCCTTCCCCCTTTTTGTCTAAAAGACAGTATACATCGCTACAGTGTAAACTTGTTGTTCAGGCAGAAACTCTGAGCAGGTTAGGTTTGCGCCAGAAGCTCTCAGGACCGTGCCCTCTGATTAGATCCTTTTTGATGCCGTTGGTTTATTGTAATACAGCAGCATGGTGTGATCTAGCTTCCAGAGCAGAGCCTCACTTCCTCAGCGTCCCTGTCAATGTGTAATTATTGTTACAGACTCACAGGGGTAATTTTGGCTCCGGCAGATAGCATTTGAGGCCAAACCTGAAACTGCATTCGCCTCTCTCTGAGAGTGCCTTTATATAACAGAATCTATCCACAATAGTTTTATTACCAGTACTATGGTAAAATGCAGCTTCTCTTTcggtttctctttctttctctatacCCCCTCTCCGGCACTGACCGGTCCAGTAGTAGAAAGTACAAAAAATCATATTGACTCTCCTTTCCAAGGTGAGAACACCAGTAAGCACCAGATGCTCTTCAACATGTCTGAGATGCGGTCAGTATTGGGGACTGATAGACTGCTCTCTCAAGCTGAGCTCCGTCTCCTCATCAAGAACCGTGGCAAGATCGAAGACAACGAGCAGAGGCTGGAACTCTACAGAGGAGTTGGAGATAAGGCACGTTACCTGAAGTCCCATTTTGTCTCCAAGGAATGGGCCAATCGCTGGGTGTCCTTTGATGTTACACAGACTCTGAATGAGTGGCTGCAAGGGGCTGGTAAGTTACAATTTCCTTTAGGGTTGTAGATATAATTACATAACACAAACAGTATGTTGCAATACAGACAATCATATCCTGTTACAAATCTGTGTCTGATTGAAGTGACAAAGCATGTGAAAGAACTGTCCAACAGACTTTTACAGCTAAAACAGTATACCTATTCCTTCAGGTTTAAAAATAAGTTTGATACACCATTATATTAGTATTTTTGCAACACTTTACAGGAGAGGAGCAGGGATTCCAACTGAAGTTGCCTTGTGATTGTGGGAAACAAATGGAGGAATTCCTCTTCGAAATATCAGGTATTTGCAGTTTACTCCATTCACTGTATTGAAATCAACTCAAGCCATACGTTTTCTGCCAAAACCTCCACTATGAATCTCTTGCCTGACAGGT
This window harbors:
- the LOC115204365 gene encoding transforming growth factor beta-1 proprotein isoform X2 encodes the protein MRAVCLMLTALLMLEYVCRSDTMSTCKSLDLELVKRKRIEAIRGQILSKLRLPKEPEIDQEGDTEEVPASLMSIYNSTVELSEEQVQMYIPPNQDAEEEAYFAKEVHKFNMKQSENTSKHQMLFNMSEMRSVLGTDRLLSQAELRLLIKNRGKIEDNEQRLELYRGVGDKARYLKSHFVSKEWANRWVSFDVTQTLNEWLQGAGEEQGFQLKLPCDCGKQMEEFLFEISGMNKLRGDTETLAMKMPSKPHILLMSLPVERHSQLSSRKKRQTTTEEICSDKSESCCVRRLYIDFRKDLGWKWIHEPTGYFANYCIGPCTYIWNTENKYSQVLALYKHHNPGASAQPCCVPQVLEPLPIIYYVGRQHKVEQLSNMIVKSCKCS
- the LOC115204364 gene encoding B9 domain-containing protein 2, yielding MAELHIIGQIVGASGFPQSSLFCKWGIHTGGAWRLLSGLKEGQTQVDLPQTGDMAYWSHPIDLHYTTKGLQGWPKLHLQVWHQDSFGRCQLYGYGYCHVPSSPGHHHVRCVTWRPLGSWQEQIAQTFVGGGPQLRSPDLVYSGADRYRLHTVAMGTVELELGIIMRHFDRYGVES
- the LOC115204365 gene encoding transforming growth factor beta-1 proprotein isoform X1; protein product: MRAVCLMLTALLMLEYVCRSDTMSTCKSLDLELVKRKRIEAIRGQILSKLRLPKEPEIDQEGDTEEVPASLMSIYNSTVELSEEQVQMYIPPNQDAEEEAYFAKEVHKFNMKQSENTSKHQMLFNMSEMRSVLGTDRLLSQAELRLLIKNRGKIEDNEQRLELYRGVGDKARYLKSHFVSKEWANRWVSFDVTQTLNEWLQGAVFLQHFTGEEQGFQLKLPCDCGKQMEEFLFEISGMNKLRGDTETLAMKMPSKPHILLMSLPVERHSQLSSRKKRQTTTEEICSDKSESCCVRRLYIDFRKDLGWKWIHEPTGYFANYCIGPCTYIWNTENKYSQVLALYKHHNPGASAQPCCVPQVLEPLPIIYYVGRQHKVEQLSNMIVKSCKCS